From one Thermanaeromonas sp. C210 genomic stretch:
- the radA gene encoding DNA repair protein RadA has translation MKTRVRFVCQACGYESASWLGRCPVCGAWDSLTREVEGAARLSSSHAGENTSPVLLADAPEIGAERLQSDVREWDRVLGGGLVPGSLILVGGAPGIGKSTLLLQLAHSLAERYGAVLYVSGEESPGQTRLRAQRLGALSRRIYLLAETNVQTILQQVEALEPVVVIVDSIQTVFLPDLPAAAGSLSQVRESAAAFLRAAKKGGPAAILVGHITKDGFLAGPKVLEHLVDCVLYLEGEGMQAYRLLRAAKNRFGSTNEVGVFAMTSQGLKEVPNPSETLLAERPHGVAGSVVTACLEGTRPLLLEIQALVSRTSFGHPRRLSTGLDYNRALLLMAVLEKRGHLPLGTHDVYLNVAGGINITEPAADLAVCLAIASSLQDKPLDPHLLVVGEVGLAGEVRAVAQAEKRVEEARRLGFTRFILPEGNKKTFPSRQEGEVYFVRTITEGLKLALGKTR, from the coding sequence GGGCCGCAAGGCTTTCTTCTTCCCACGCCGGGGAGAACACCTCCCCGGTCCTGCTGGCGGACGCGCCGGAAATAGGGGCCGAGAGACTCCAGTCTGATGTAAGGGAGTGGGACCGCGTCCTGGGCGGGGGGCTGGTGCCGGGATCATTAATCCTGGTAGGGGGGGCTCCAGGCATTGGTAAGAGCACCCTTTTGCTTCAGCTGGCCCATTCTCTGGCCGAAAGGTATGGGGCGGTGCTGTACGTTTCCGGCGAAGAATCTCCAGGCCAGACCCGCCTCCGGGCCCAGCGCCTGGGCGCCCTGTCCCGGCGGATCTATTTGCTGGCCGAAACCAACGTGCAGACCATCCTGCAGCAGGTGGAAGCCCTGGAACCGGTGGTCGTCATCGTGGACTCCATCCAGACGGTTTTCTTGCCCGACCTCCCTGCTGCGGCCGGCAGCCTGTCCCAGGTGCGGGAGAGCGCGGCCGCCTTTCTGCGCGCGGCCAAGAAGGGTGGGCCGGCGGCCATCCTGGTAGGGCACATCACCAAGGACGGTTTTCTGGCCGGGCCCAAAGTGCTGGAACATCTGGTGGATTGCGTCCTCTACTTGGAAGGGGAAGGAATGCAGGCCTACCGGCTGCTGCGGGCGGCCAAGAACCGTTTCGGTTCCACCAACGAGGTGGGAGTATTTGCTATGACTTCCCAGGGGCTCAAGGAGGTGCCCAATCCGTCGGAGACTCTGCTGGCAGAGCGTCCCCACGGGGTGGCCGGTTCAGTGGTAACGGCTTGCCTGGAAGGGACGCGTCCCCTCCTCCTGGAAATCCAGGCCCTGGTCAGCCGCACCAGCTTCGGCCACCCCCGGAGACTGTCTACCGGTCTGGATTACAACCGGGCCCTGCTCCTCATGGCCGTGCTGGAGAAGAGGGGCCACCTGCCCCTCGGTACCCATGATGTCTACCTAAACGTCGCTGGCGGCATCAACATAACCGAGCCGGCCGCCGACCTGGCCGTCTGCCTGGCCATAGCCTCCAGCCTGCAAGATAAGCCCCTAGATCCCCACCTCCTCGTTGTGGGGGAGGTAGGCCTGGCGGGAGAGGTACGGGCCGTGGCCCAGGCCGAAAAGCGGGTAGAAGAAGCCCGGCGCTTGGGGTTTACCCGCTTTATACTGCCCGAAGGCAATAAGAAAACTTTCCCCTCCCGGCAGGAGGGCGAAGTGTATTTCGTGCGTACTATAACCGAAGGTCTAAAGTTGGCCTTGGGGAAAACTAGGTGA
- a CDS encoding DUF1573 domain-containing protein yields MSDLLCDRFQQIVAQYTLRHKSILDILSKIQEAQARVQRAVAKAVTNCGCIQVQAAKQNLPAGVGMAELPSYLTSHLLGELCPDCRETVEEELGQLFFYLTALCNTLDISLTDVLDKEQDKLCTLRYFSLT; encoded by the coding sequence ATGTCCGATCTTTTATGCGATCGCTTTCAACAAATCGTGGCCCAATACACCCTTAGGCATAAGAGTATCCTGGATATTCTCTCCAAGATTCAGGAAGCCCAGGCCCGGGTCCAGCGGGCGGTAGCCAAGGCGGTAACTAATTGTGGCTGTATCCAGGTTCAGGCCGCCAAGCAGAACCTCCCGGCTGGTGTAGGCATGGCCGAACTTCCCTCCTACCTGACCAGCCATCTCTTAGGCGAACTCTGCCCCGACTGCCGGGAAACCGTAGAAGAGGAATTAGGCCAGCTATTCTTCTACCTAACTGCCCTTTGCAACACCCTGGACATCAGCCTGACCGACGTCCTGGACAAGGAACAGGACAAACTCTGCACCCTGCGGTATTTCAGCCTCACCTAG
- a CDS encoding PIN/TRAM domain-containing protein — protein sequence MFYRLIRAAISLVMAAVGFSVGQAGLSLWTTGPPGAKWPLLGLVTLLFALAGYALAHRLVDWGLQFVRWLEARLQRLSAQELVSGALGLVIGLIIANLIGAPFVHLPFVGPYIPMIGSIFLGYLGWSLGTKRREEIWSLFAFLPRLGKDRSKGEGARSGAKILDTSVIIDGRIADIIQTGFLEGTMIIPGFVLEELRHIADSSDVLKRNRGRRGLDVLNKIRKELGVTVKIHEEKFDDVAEVDSKLVRLAQKLKAPIVTNDYNLNKVAELQGIRVLNINELANAVKPIVLPGEEMTIQVIKDGKEAGQGVGYLDDGTMIVVENGRRYIGQSIAVLVTSVLQTSAGRMIFARPKGPERKSHHAGQPAHQPLERGEYQCLS from the coding sequence ATGTTCTATCGGTTGATACGAGCGGCTATTTCTTTGGTCATGGCCGCCGTAGGGTTTTCTGTGGGGCAGGCCGGTCTGTCCCTCTGGACTACGGGGCCTCCGGGGGCCAAGTGGCCTCTCTTGGGCCTGGTGACCCTGCTCTTTGCCCTGGCCGGTTATGCCCTGGCCCACCGCCTGGTGGATTGGGGGCTGCAGTTCGTCCGCTGGCTGGAGGCCCGCCTGCAACGCCTGTCGGCCCAGGAACTGGTGAGCGGAGCCCTGGGACTGGTTATTGGCCTTATAATTGCTAATCTTATCGGGGCGCCCTTTGTTCACCTGCCTTTTGTGGGCCCCTATATTCCCATGATCGGGAGCATATTCCTGGGGTATCTGGGCTGGAGCCTGGGGACCAAGAGAAGGGAAGAGATATGGAGCCTGTTCGCCTTTCTCCCCAGGCTGGGCAAAGATAGGTCCAAGGGGGAGGGCGCCCGGAGCGGGGCCAAGATCCTCGACACCAGTGTCATCATCGACGGCCGCATTGCCGATATCATTCAGACCGGCTTTCTGGAAGGGACGATGATCATACCGGGCTTTGTCCTGGAAGAGCTGCGCCATATCGCCGATTCTTCGGATGTACTGAAGCGGAATCGCGGGCGCCGGGGCCTGGATGTTCTAAACAAGATCCGCAAGGAGCTGGGCGTCACGGTAAAAATCCACGAAGAGAAATTCGATGACGTGGCCGAGGTGGACAGCAAGCTGGTCCGCCTGGCCCAGAAGCTTAAAGCGCCCATTGTTACCAATGATTATAATTTAAATAAAGTGGCCGAGCTCCAAGGTATAAGGGTCCTGAACATAAACGAGCTGGCCAATGCGGTGAAGCCCATTGTCCTCCCCGGCGAAGAAATGACCATCCAGGTGATTAAGGACGGCAAGGAGGCCGGGCAGGGCGTGGGCTACCTGGATGACGGCACCATGATCGTGGTCGAGAACGGCCGCCGTTACATCGGCCAGTCCATTGCCGTCCTCGTAACCAGCGTGCTGCAGACTTCTGCCGGACGGATGATATTCGCCCGTCCCAAAGGCCCTGAGAGGAAAAGCCACCACGCAGGCCAGCCCGCCCACCAGCCCCTCGAACGGGGAGAATACCAGTGCCTTTCTTGA
- the ispD gene encoding 2-C-methyl-D-erythritol 4-phosphate cytidylyltransferase, translating to MPFLTALVAAAGQGRRMGAGRNKVLLNLRGRPVLTYSLDVLESSPLVHAVIVITRREDMDQCREILGSRYSKVVGLVEGGEERQDSVYRGLKALPEETELVAVHDAARPLMDEGLLARVVAAAREWGGAVAAVPVRDTIKRDDGQGLVGETLVRQNLWAAQTPQVFRRAWLEEAYRRGRAEGWRVTDDASLVEKCGYPVKLVKGDYRNLKITTPYDLLLAAALLEMRS from the coding sequence GTGCCTTTCTTGACCGCCCTGGTAGCGGCCGCCGGCCAGGGGAGAAGGATGGGAGCCGGCCGCAACAAAGTTCTGCTCAACTTAAGGGGCAGGCCGGTTTTAACCTACAGCCTGGACGTCCTGGAAAGTTCACCCCTGGTCCACGCCGTTATCGTCATCACCCGGCGGGAAGACATGGACCAGTGCCGGGAGATCCTGGGCAGCCGATATAGCAAGGTTGTGGGCCTGGTGGAAGGGGGCGAAGAGCGCCAGGATTCCGTTTATCGGGGACTGAAGGCCCTCCCGGAGGAAACAGAGCTGGTGGCGGTCCACGATGCCGCCCGCCCCCTGATGGACGAAGGGCTCCTGGCCAGGGTGGTGGCTGCGGCCCGGGAATGGGGCGGGGCGGTGGCCGCCGTGCCCGTGCGGGATACCATCAAGCGGGACGATGGTCAGGGGTTGGTCGGCGAAACCCTGGTACGGCAGAACCTTTGGGCCGCCCAGACGCCCCAGGTTTTCCGCCGGGCCTGGCTGGAGGAGGCCTACCGGCGGGGGAGGGCTGAAGGTTGGCGGGTAACCGACGACGCATCCCTGGTGGAGAAGTGCGGGTATCCCGTGAAGCTGGTCAAGGGAGACTACCGCAACCTTAAAATAACGACCCCCTATGACCTGCTCCTCGCCGCTGCCCTCCTGGAAATGAGAAGTTAA